Proteins co-encoded in one Pseudarthrobacter chlorophenolicus A6 genomic window:
- a CDS encoding DUF6457 domain-containing protein has translation MAVNDDEAQVLDQWSHRLAQALQILDLKVDQELLLDLARKSADSVIHAAAPVTTFMVGYAAGLHAGTGSAGNKDAAAAAVDKAAKVAFQLCEDGHDGGPASKGWADTAQ, from the coding sequence ATGGCAGTCAACGACGACGAAGCGCAGGTCCTGGACCAGTGGAGCCACCGGCTGGCACAGGCACTGCAGATCCTCGACCTCAAGGTAGACCAGGAGCTGCTCCTGGACCTGGCCCGGAAATCGGCGGATTCGGTGATCCATGCCGCTGCACCGGTCACCACATTCATGGTGGGCTACGCCGCCGGGCTGCACGCCGGGACCGGCAGCGCGGGAAACAAGGACGCCGCGGCGGCCGCCGTGGATAAGGCTGCGAAGGTGGCGTTCCAGCTGTGCGAGGACGGGCACGACGGCGGCCCGGCCAGCAAAGGCTGGGCCGACACCGCCCAGTAG
- a CDS encoding aldo/keto reductase produces the protein MKTRTIGTLSVSALGLGCMGMSEFYGEGDEQESLATIHEFLDAGGTLLDTADMYGPFTNERLVGRAVGGRRDDVVIATKFGNERREDGSWVGINGHPDYVRRACDASLERLGVDHIDLYYQHRVDKTVPIEETVGAMAELVQAGKVRHLGLSEASSDTIRKAHAVHPITALQTEYSLWEREPETKVFPVLEELGIGFVPYSPLGRGFLTGQIRSEEDFAADDFRRHSPRFQGENFTRNLELVDSVRELATGKQCTPGQLALAWLLAQGEHIVPIPGTKKRGRLRENLGAVDVELSREDLDLLDRLAPAGAAAGARYPNMSTIDN, from the coding sequence ATGAAGACCCGTACCATCGGAACATTGAGCGTCTCTGCCCTGGGACTTGGCTGCATGGGCATGAGCGAGTTCTACGGCGAAGGTGACGAGCAGGAGTCTCTTGCCACCATCCACGAATTCCTGGACGCCGGCGGCACCCTGCTGGACACCGCGGACATGTACGGCCCCTTCACCAACGAACGCCTGGTGGGCCGGGCCGTGGGCGGCCGGCGAGACGACGTGGTGATTGCCACCAAGTTCGGCAACGAACGCCGCGAGGACGGCTCATGGGTTGGCATCAACGGCCACCCGGACTACGTACGGCGTGCCTGCGATGCCAGCCTGGAGCGGCTGGGAGTGGACCACATCGACCTCTACTACCAGCACCGCGTGGACAAGACGGTGCCCATCGAGGAAACCGTGGGCGCCATGGCGGAGCTGGTGCAGGCCGGCAAGGTACGCCACCTGGGCCTGTCCGAAGCCTCCTCGGACACCATCCGCAAGGCCCACGCCGTACACCCGATCACGGCCCTGCAGACCGAGTATTCCCTGTGGGAACGCGAGCCGGAAACCAAGGTGTTCCCGGTCCTCGAGGAGCTGGGGATTGGTTTCGTCCCCTACAGCCCGCTGGGCCGCGGCTTCCTGACGGGGCAGATCCGCAGCGAGGAGGATTTCGCTGCGGACGATTTCCGCAGGCACTCCCCGCGGTTCCAGGGCGAAAACTTCACCAGGAACCTTGAGCTGGTGGACAGCGTCCGGGAACTCGCCACCGGCAAACAGTGCACCCCCGGGCAGCTGGCCCTCGCCTGGCTGCTCGCCCAGGGTGAGCACATCGTGCCGATTCCCGGAACGAAGAAACGCGGGCGGCTGCGTGAGAACCTGGGCGCGGTGGACGTCGAACTCAGCCGGGAGGACCTCGACCTCCTGGACCGGCTGGCACCGGCAGGAGCCGCGGCGGGCGCCCGCTACCCCAACATGTCCACCATCGATAACTGA
- the fdhA gene encoding formaldehyde dehydrogenase, glutathione-independent: MTGNKAVAYKEPGKVEVIDVDYPTFELKDGPGVNPANVGRAVNHGVILKTVATNICGSDQHMVRGRTTAPPDLVLGHEITGEVVEVGRDVEFIKVGDICSVPFNIACGRCRNCKERKTGICLNVNPDRPGSAYGYVDMGGWVGGQANYVLVPYADWNLLKFPDRDQALEKMLDLTMLSDIFPTGFHGAVTAGVGVGSTVYVAGAGPVGLAAATSAHLLGAAVVIVGDMNADRLAQAKSFGCETVDLSKGGPAEQIEQILGVPEVDCGVDAVGFEARGHGSNASEAPATVLNSLMEITSAGGALGIPGLYVTGDPGGIDEAAKKGALSLSLGTGWAKSLSFTTGQCPVMKYNRGLMMAILHDKVHIAKNVNAKAIALEDAPKGYAEFDAGAATKYVLNPNGYLS; the protein is encoded by the coding sequence ATGACAGGGAACAAAGCCGTTGCCTACAAGGAACCCGGCAAGGTCGAGGTAATCGATGTTGACTATCCCACCTTCGAACTGAAGGACGGCCCGGGCGTCAACCCGGCCAACGTGGGACGTGCGGTCAACCACGGGGTGATCCTCAAGACCGTGGCCACCAATATCTGCGGCTCGGACCAGCACATGGTGCGCGGCCGCACCACAGCACCGCCGGACCTGGTGCTGGGCCACGAAATCACCGGTGAAGTGGTGGAGGTGGGCCGCGACGTGGAGTTCATCAAGGTGGGCGATATCTGCTCGGTGCCGTTCAACATCGCCTGCGGGCGGTGCCGGAACTGCAAGGAGCGGAAGACCGGCATTTGCCTGAATGTGAACCCGGACCGCCCCGGCAGTGCCTACGGCTACGTGGATATGGGCGGCTGGGTGGGCGGCCAGGCCAATTACGTCCTGGTGCCGTACGCGGACTGGAACCTGCTCAAATTCCCGGACCGGGACCAGGCCCTGGAGAAGATGCTGGACCTGACCATGCTTTCGGACATCTTCCCCACGGGATTCCACGGAGCCGTGACCGCCGGCGTGGGCGTCGGTTCCACGGTGTATGTGGCGGGTGCCGGGCCTGTTGGCCTCGCAGCGGCAACCAGCGCGCACCTGCTGGGTGCCGCCGTCGTAATTGTGGGCGACATGAACGCCGACCGCCTGGCCCAGGCCAAGAGCTTCGGCTGCGAGACGGTGGACCTGAGCAAGGGCGGCCCGGCCGAGCAGATCGAACAGATCCTGGGTGTCCCGGAGGTGGACTGCGGCGTGGACGCCGTGGGCTTCGAGGCGCGCGGGCACGGCAGCAACGCCTCGGAGGCGCCGGCCACGGTTCTGAACTCCCTGATGGAGATCACCTCAGCCGGCGGCGCCCTGGGCATTCCCGGGCTCTACGTCACAGGGGATCCGGGCGGCATCGACGAGGCCGCCAAGAAGGGTGCGCTGAGCCTGAGCCTCGGCACGGGCTGGGCCAAATCGCTGAGCTTCACCACCGGCCAGTGTCCGGTGATGAAGTACAACCGCGGGCTGATGATGGCGATCCTGCATGACAAGGTCCACATCGCCAAGAACGTCAACGCCAAAGCGATTGCCCTGGAGGACGCGCCGAAGGGCTACGCCGAGTTCGACGCCGGTGCCGCCACCAAGTACGTGCTGAACCCGAACGGCTACCTCAGCTAG
- a CDS encoding GNAT family N-acetyltransferase translates to MSDITVRHNPERERFEILVAGHVIGKAVYKEYDGDASPQRIFYHTVINEEYGGQGLAGKLAAVALDETAEAGIGIVPVCPFIKKFIGKHPEYVGNAVAITPAHLEFLDNALAARTRG, encoded by the coding sequence TTGAGCGACATCACCGTCCGTCATAACCCCGAGCGCGAACGCTTCGAAATCCTCGTGGCCGGCCACGTCATCGGCAAGGCCGTGTACAAGGAGTACGACGGCGACGCCTCGCCGCAGCGGATTTTCTACCACACGGTGATCAACGAGGAGTACGGCGGGCAGGGCCTTGCCGGCAAGCTCGCCGCGGTGGCGCTGGATGAAACGGCCGAAGCCGGGATCGGCATCGTTCCGGTGTGCCCGTTCATCAAGAAGTTCATCGGCAAGCACCCCGAATATGTTGGCAACGCGGTTGCCATCACCCCGGCCCACCTGGAGTTCTTGGACAACGCGCTCGCGGCCCGTACCAGGGGCTGA
- a CDS encoding MFS transporter, which yields MSNNPRTGLAVAGLSLGTALNPLNSSMIAVALVVLRADFGLDVAAVTWVVTSFYLASAAGQPVMGRLADRFGPRRMFMLGMALVALTCALAPLAPNFALLCVARAVMALGTATAYPSAVVMVGAIAHRAKVESARPLGRLQMANTSAAAVGPVIGGLLVSLVGWEALFLINVPFALAALLIVRQAAPPDEARERGSLSELLRDSDIPGILAFVGALLLVMMAALNVAPGYRWWMLAAGTGIAAIFAWRELRFARPFLDLRLLGRNRPLLLVYLAFAVFSSVYYFVFFGLPQLLQESGEYDPGVVGLLMLPLAAMSVVATPWAVKAMGRFGVRRVLLAGVVLLTVAAALMWLLTGTLAIPLVVVMTALMGIPYGTVSIATNQGMFVSTRPQDRGVAAGIYQTCRYVGAITATVMIGVFASGGVHQDSWARMVVAMLVLCAATFGVSLFWRQRSA from the coding sequence GTGAGCAACAACCCCCGGACTGGCCTGGCCGTCGCCGGGCTCAGCCTGGGCACGGCACTGAACCCCCTCAACTCCTCCATGATCGCCGTGGCGCTGGTGGTGCTCCGGGCCGACTTCGGACTGGACGTCGCGGCCGTCACCTGGGTGGTGACGTCCTTCTACCTCGCTTCCGCCGCCGGCCAGCCGGTCATGGGCAGGCTGGCGGACAGATTCGGCCCGCGCCGGATGTTTATGCTGGGCATGGCACTGGTGGCCCTCACCTGTGCGCTGGCTCCGCTGGCCCCCAACTTCGCGTTGCTGTGCGTGGCCCGGGCCGTGATGGCGTTGGGAACGGCCACCGCCTATCCCAGCGCGGTGGTGATGGTGGGGGCCATCGCGCACCGCGCGAAGGTGGAGTCCGCCCGCCCGCTGGGCCGGCTGCAAATGGCGAACACGTCCGCAGCCGCCGTAGGTCCCGTGATCGGCGGCCTGCTGGTGAGCCTGGTGGGCTGGGAGGCGCTGTTCCTGATCAACGTGCCCTTCGCCTTGGCGGCACTGCTGATCGTGAGACAGGCCGCTCCGCCGGACGAGGCCCGGGAACGCGGCAGCCTGTCCGAGCTCCTGCGCGACTCGGACATCCCCGGCATCCTGGCGTTCGTGGGCGCTTTGCTGCTGGTGATGATGGCCGCCCTGAACGTGGCCCCCGGCTACCGCTGGTGGATGCTGGCGGCCGGAACCGGCATTGCTGCCATCTTTGCGTGGCGGGAACTGCGGTTTGCCCGGCCGTTCCTGGACCTGCGGCTGTTGGGCCGCAACAGGCCGCTGCTGCTGGTGTACCTGGCGTTCGCAGTGTTCAGCAGCGTCTACTACTTCGTCTTCTTTGGCCTGCCCCAGCTGCTGCAGGAATCCGGCGAGTACGATCCCGGCGTGGTGGGCCTGCTGATGCTCCCGCTGGCTGCCATGTCCGTGGTGGCCACCCCATGGGCCGTGAAGGCCATGGGACGGTTTGGTGTGCGGCGGGTGCTGCTGGCCGGCGTCGTGCTCCTGACCGTGGCGGCTGCCCTGATGTGGCTGCTGACCGGAACGCTGGCCATCCCGCTGGTGGTGGTGATGACCGCGTTGATGGGCATCCCGTACGGCACCGTCAGTATCGCCACCAACCAGGGCATGTTCGTTTCCACCCGGCCGCAGGACCGGGGTGTGGCGGCTGGCATCTACCAGACCTGCCGGTACGTGGGCGCGATTACCGCCACGGTGATGATCGGCGTCTTCGCCTCGGGAGGGGTGCACCAGGACAGCTGGGCCCGGATGGTGGTGGCCATGCTGGTGCTGTGTGCCGCCACCTTCGGCGTGAGCCTGTTCTGGCGGCAGCGGAGCGCATAG
- a CDS encoding dienelactone hydrolase family protein — translation MGHLMTVGNAETSVQAYVSEPPTGRLRDKPKGGLLLISEIWGMVDHIKDVADRFAAEGYLVLAPDLLTDIGMTPDVAAEVLEGLSDPDPEQRSKVQPRLREITSPLHSPEFAEKAVAALRACFDHLEGIPVLAGRVAVAGFCFGGTYSFTLATREPRLRAAVPFYGTCDFSEEELGRITCPVLAFYGEEDHALVDKLPLVKARMFGAGVDFDAVVYPGTGHAFFNDSTPIRYNADAATDSWQRTLAFLERSLNR, via the coding sequence ATGGGACACCTGATGACCGTCGGCAACGCCGAAACCTCCGTCCAGGCCTACGTCAGCGAACCGCCCACCGGCCGTCTCCGGGACAAACCAAAAGGCGGGCTGCTGCTGATCTCCGAAATCTGGGGCATGGTGGACCACATCAAAGACGTGGCGGACAGGTTCGCCGCCGAGGGCTACCTGGTGCTGGCGCCGGACCTCCTGACCGATATTGGCATGACGCCCGACGTTGCGGCTGAGGTGCTGGAGGGGCTCTCCGATCCCGATCCGGAGCAGCGCAGCAAGGTCCAGCCGAGGCTCCGCGAGATCACCTCGCCGCTGCACTCGCCGGAGTTTGCGGAGAAGGCCGTAGCTGCCCTCCGCGCCTGCTTCGACCATCTGGAAGGCATCCCGGTGCTGGCAGGACGGGTAGCGGTGGCAGGGTTCTGCTTCGGCGGTACCTACAGCTTCACCCTGGCCACCAGGGAACCCCGGCTGCGGGCCGCCGTACCCTTTTACGGCACATGCGACTTCAGCGAGGAGGAACTCGGCCGGATCACGTGCCCCGTCCTGGCTTTCTACGGCGAGGAAGACCATGCCCTGGTGGACAAACTGCCGCTGGTGAAGGCCAGAATGTTCGGTGCCGGAGTGGACTTCGACGCCGTGGTGTATCCGGGCACTGGCCACGCCTTCTTCAACGACAGCACCCCCATCCGGTACAACGCCGATGCCGCCACAGACTCCTGGCAGCGCACCCTGGCGTTCCTGGAGCGGAGCCTCAACCGGTAG
- a CDS encoding alpha-amylase family glycosyl hydrolase: MSLAHPESPSEQWWQSAVIYQVYPRSFADGNGDGVGDLTGLLHRLPYIATLGVDGIWLTPFQPSPQVDQGYDVSDYCGVDPLFGTMADFDALLEQAHGLGLRVLLDVVPNHCSSAHPLFQQALASGPGSPEREMFHFVEGRSSSLGTVSDLPPNNWQSVFGGRAWSRANPGSETDTEWYLHLFSAGQPDWNWRNPAVGDYFENVLRFWFDKGVDGLRIDVAHGLFKADGLPDAPSAEAVVDGLRANPLVSDQEDVHEVYRRWRRLAEKYQPHRLLVGEVNLEPARAARYTRSDEMHQAFAFAFVKLGWDPESWAAAGNELEEARKLHGAAPTWALENHDIVRSATRFGAGEVGGRRARAALVALLGLPGSAYLYQGQELGLPEVDVPVEARVDPMWARGGITRDGTRVPLPWTEGLARSHGFSLPSRDPAPPAIPWLPVPDGWGSHAIELQQRDPDSMLALATRAIAMRRQLWDDGTFTAHDGGTWHVQDGNLLLCERSPGFLVAVAMGSSPVKLPAGVVLFSAFPLEKEGWLQPDNAVWLRRS; the protein is encoded by the coding sequence TTGAGCCTTGCCCACCCCGAAAGCCCATCAGAGCAATGGTGGCAGTCCGCCGTCATCTACCAGGTGTACCCGCGCTCCTTCGCAGACGGGAACGGCGACGGCGTGGGCGACCTCACCGGGCTGCTCCACCGACTGCCGTACATCGCCACGCTAGGCGTAGACGGGATCTGGCTGACCCCGTTCCAGCCGTCGCCCCAGGTGGACCAGGGGTACGACGTCAGCGACTACTGCGGCGTGGACCCCCTGTTCGGCACCATGGCGGACTTCGACGCCCTGCTGGAGCAGGCCCACGGGCTGGGCCTGCGGGTCCTCCTCGACGTCGTCCCCAACCACTGCTCCTCCGCCCACCCGCTGTTCCAGCAAGCCCTCGCGTCCGGGCCGGGAAGCCCGGAGCGGGAGATGTTCCACTTCGTCGAAGGACGCAGCTCCTCCCTTGGAACAGTCAGCGACCTGCCGCCCAACAACTGGCAGAGCGTCTTCGGCGGCCGGGCCTGGTCCCGGGCCAACCCGGGCTCGGAAACCGACACCGAGTGGTACCTGCACCTGTTCTCAGCCGGCCAGCCGGACTGGAACTGGCGCAACCCCGCTGTGGGCGACTACTTCGAAAATGTCCTGCGCTTCTGGTTCGACAAGGGCGTGGACGGCCTCCGGATCGACGTCGCCCACGGGCTCTTCAAGGCCGACGGCCTGCCGGACGCCCCGTCCGCCGAAGCGGTGGTGGACGGGCTGCGCGCCAACCCGCTGGTCTCAGACCAGGAGGACGTGCACGAGGTGTACCGGCGGTGGCGGCGGCTGGCGGAGAAGTACCAGCCGCACCGCCTGCTGGTGGGCGAGGTAAACCTCGAGCCTGCCCGCGCCGCCCGTTACACGCGCAGCGACGAAATGCACCAGGCGTTCGCCTTCGCCTTCGTGAAGCTGGGCTGGGACCCGGAATCGTGGGCGGCCGCGGGCAACGAACTCGAGGAAGCCCGGAAACTGCACGGCGCGGCCCCCACCTGGGCCCTCGAAAACCACGACATCGTCCGCTCCGCCACCCGCTTCGGCGCCGGAGAGGTGGGCGGACGCCGTGCCCGGGCCGCGCTGGTGGCGTTGCTCGGTTTGCCCGGTTCGGCCTACCTCTACCAAGGCCAGGAGCTCGGGCTCCCAGAGGTGGACGTCCCCGTCGAAGCCCGCGTGGACCCGATGTGGGCCCGCGGCGGGATCACCCGCGACGGCACCCGCGTCCCGCTCCCCTGGACCGAGGGCCTGGCGCGGAGCCACGGCTTCTCGCTGCCGTCCCGGGATCCGGCGCCTCCCGCCATTCCCTGGCTTCCCGTCCCGGACGGTTGGGGCAGCCACGCCATCGAGCTGCAGCAGCGGGACCCGGACTCCATGCTCGCGCTGGCCACCCGGGCGATCGCCATGCGCCGCCAGTTGTGGGATGACGGCACCTTCACCGCGCACGACGGCGGCACCTGGCACGTGCAGGACGGGAACCTTCTGCTCTGCGAGCGCAGCCCCGGCTTCCTTGTGGCCGTCGCTATGGGGAGCAGCCCGGTGAAGCTGCCCGCCGGCGTCGTACTCTTCAGCGCTTTCCCGCTGGAGAAGGAGGGCTGGCTGCAGCCGGACAACGCGGTGTGGCTCCGCCGCAGCTGA
- a CDS encoding SAM-dependent methyltransferase — MADAEGTGFQDHGLPLTALAVAAGRAVESSRPDPLVVDPFAAELVRAAKSHVEMPTQWPASPEDAPPLQQPLLLASIYIGLRTRFIDDFLRDGATAQTVILGAGLDTRAFRLEWPAGSRIFEIDSASVLDFKDSVLTGLGATPGTDRTILDADLSQPWRRSLMAAGFDPAGSTTWILEGLLPYLDAAGQQSVLDEVAALSSPGSRAVIERAVPLPKTDDLDAQLQEFSLKTGLPMSELLARADPPDPVSVLEASGWRCARHSVPDLCASYGRVISLTDAPAPPLSGNAPDAGAEPPSSAEGQSRGGFATAWL, encoded by the coding sequence GTGGCGGACGCTGAGGGCACGGGATTCCAAGACCACGGCCTCCCGCTGACGGCCTTGGCCGTCGCCGCGGGGCGGGCTGTTGAATCGTCCCGGCCGGACCCTCTGGTGGTGGATCCGTTCGCGGCGGAGCTGGTGCGGGCCGCCAAATCGCACGTGGAGATGCCAACCCAGTGGCCCGCCAGCCCGGAGGACGCACCTCCCCTGCAGCAGCCATTGCTCCTGGCATCCATCTACATCGGCCTGCGCACCAGGTTCATCGACGACTTCCTCCGGGACGGCGCCACGGCGCAGACGGTGATCCTGGGTGCGGGCCTGGACACCCGGGCATTCCGGCTGGAGTGGCCGGCGGGCTCCCGGATCTTCGAGATAGACAGCGCCAGCGTCCTGGACTTCAAGGACAGCGTCCTGACCGGGCTCGGCGCCACACCCGGTACGGACCGCACCATCCTCGACGCCGACCTCTCGCAACCGTGGCGGCGCAGTCTTATGGCCGCCGGATTCGACCCCGCAGGGTCCACCACCTGGATCCTGGAAGGCCTCCTGCCCTACCTCGACGCCGCGGGCCAACAATCGGTGCTGGACGAAGTGGCAGCACTCTCGTCCCCGGGTTCGCGGGCCGTCATTGAGCGCGCCGTGCCCCTGCCGAAGACCGACGATCTTGACGCACAACTGCAGGAGTTCAGCCTCAAGACGGGACTGCCGATGAGCGAGCTGCTGGCCCGCGCGGATCCCCCGGACCCCGTGTCCGTCCTGGAAGCCAGCGGCTGGCGCTGCGCCCGGCACTCGGTGCCGGACCTGTGCGCCTCCTACGGGCGGGTCATCTCGCTGACCGACGCCCCGGCTCCGCCCCTTTCAGGCAACGCGCCCGACGCCGGTGCGGAGCCGCCGTCGTCCGCTGAAGGCCAGTCCCGCGGCGGATTCGCGACAGCCTGGCTGTAG
- a CDS encoding ArsR/SmtB family transcription factor translates to MDDVFKALSDPTRRDLLDELFREDGQSLSALEARFSMTRFGIAKHLRILEDAGLVATRRRGREKLHFLNPVPIRLVHDRWVSKYAEPWAAALSDLKSRLESPMEKIFEIYIKTTPEKLWEAITDSDIRSKYQFGNTLESDWTPGGRFEMGNPKAGQILGEGENLEVDPPHRLVQTMRALWGEDVKAEGTSKVTWEIEPVGDSCHLTVTHSDLREGANDQLYGGWPMILSGLKTWLETGEQLTTPGSLMYT, encoded by the coding sequence ATGGACGACGTGTTCAAAGCACTCTCCGACCCCACCCGCAGGGACCTGCTTGATGAGCTGTTCCGCGAGGACGGCCAGAGCCTCAGTGCGCTTGAGGCGAGGTTCAGCATGACCCGGTTCGGGATCGCCAAGCACCTCCGCATCCTTGAGGACGCAGGCCTGGTGGCCACCCGTCGTCGGGGGCGGGAAAAGCTGCACTTCCTGAACCCTGTTCCCATCCGCCTGGTCCACGACCGCTGGGTCAGCAAATACGCAGAACCATGGGCCGCTGCCCTCAGCGACCTCAAATCCAGATTGGAAAGTCCCATGGAAAAAATCTTCGAGATCTACATCAAGACCACCCCGGAGAAGCTCTGGGAAGCCATTACCGACAGCGATATCCGCAGCAAATACCAGTTCGGCAACACCCTGGAATCCGATTGGACGCCCGGCGGCCGCTTCGAAATGGGCAACCCCAAGGCAGGCCAGATCCTCGGCGAGGGCGAAAACCTGGAGGTCGATCCCCCGCACCGGCTGGTGCAGACCATGCGGGCGCTGTGGGGCGAGGACGTCAAGGCCGAGGGGACCTCCAAGGTCACCTGGGAGATCGAGCCGGTGGGCGATTCATGCCACCTCACCGTCACGCACAGCGACCTCCGCGAAGGCGCCAACGACCAACTCTACGGCGGCTGGCCAATGATCCTTTCCGGCCTGAAGACCTGGCTGGAGACCGGCGAGCAACTCACCACTCCGGGCTCGCTCATGTACACCTGA